The genomic segment GCACTTAGTATTTGTTCCAGCTTCTGTTAACAATATTGTGGTAATTGTTTCAGAATTCAGACCTTCATCGTTGGGTATTGGTGTTCCAACGAAACATTCATACTGGGCCCCTTTTTTGGTGACAGGACTTAACCgctttaaatatgtatacgtcAACATAACTGGTTTTTCACCAGCTACCGGGCTGATGTGTTGCTGTGGTTCAGTCCATTGGCCGATACACTGGTACTCTCtttctgtacaaaaaaaattgaatcaattAGTACACATTTATTACACCAagtgattatattatgattataaaattactttttattattaaatagtgtaTTTTTCATAGACCTATTAAGTAAATAGATAAGGATAACGCAAAAGTACTTTAAGCGATACAAGgagatgtatttttaattcgaTGATATGGTTTTTGATACATTGGCTTAAATTGTGATTATatcatgatatataattatatataattcataggttttcaataaaaatcgtTAACTGGGATTTAAAgtcatcaattattttattttaaaccaataCATTAACTATTAACCTATTAAAGgtctattttctataaatttaaaatgttatagtgtCAGCggtggtaaatattttatatacaaccgaaacatatattataacgatgatGGTGCAGTGCGAGGAAGAGGTTCACAGAGAGTGAAGAGAGTAAAAGACAAACAGAAAATAATGTAAAGCTatataattgtgaaatattCAAACACAGGTGACTGTAGTGTTGGTAGTAGCGATTCGTGTGCTGATGATGGTCGAGATGTTAATTATAGTTTGGCAATCGTAGTATACCTTGATAATATCAACTCTCAGACTTAGACTACAGTTGGTATGGCTAAGAAGATGTCTTAGTAGTCAGCGTTGGCAGGTAGTAGTGATTTGGAGGTTACTGTTGTCGACGCGGATACAGTGGCTGTGGTGTAGGCATTGAAGTGGTGATGGCACCGTGTTCCGCGTGCAGTGGTGGCAATGGTAGGGACGACAGTGACAAGATTCCACCCAGACCCCGGTTGTTTTGTTGTTCTTGTTGTTGCAGCTGTTGCTGGTACCACTAATGCTGTTGCGCTGCTGTCGTCcaacctaaattataattagtactaGTACTAGTAGAGCTGTTCCAAGCAACTGGTGCGTCTCGGTTGTTATCCCTTTCACCAGCATTACTTATGTATAGCGGTCGGTCGCCGCGAACATTTCAACTACCACCATTTGGATGTTGAAGCGTAAGTGACGAGTTACGTGGTGGCTGCGGTGTTTGTTGCTGGCGATCATTGTTGTATtgatggttataataattttgctgTTGCTGGCGATAGTAATAATCACCTGTCCTTTACCCGCCGCTATCCATCGTTTGATGCTGATAACCATTACTATAGTCGTTGGTGGCAATATGATGTTGTTGAGGCAACCAATGTGGTTGTGTCTGTGTGTGTTGTTGTTGCCACAGCTGTTACTGTTGTTActgaatataatagtaattattatccatACCAGTGCTGCTGGGTGGTGGTGGGGGATAATTTTGTTGCCGTtctcggtaataataataatcattactgttattatttttttcagttagaaTACTGAGACTAATAATTTgcactacaaaataaataatattaataataataataaactgaccTTCGAAGATTGTTTTTTGTGCAACCTCTGTTTGAGGAGTGCCAGTTGAGGAGTCTTGCTCAACGCATTCGGACACAGTATATTTCATCTGGTCTGCTGGTCCCATTTGTTCGGCCGTACAGTCATCTGCAGAAGATACCAACTTGGCACAAAGTCGCAATGGTGCAAGCTGATCTTTGTTTGTGGATACCGTAGAAGGTGGTGGAGCTGGGACCACGCCGTAAAACACTATACCCGGGGACACGGGACACCTGACAGGCACACGTTTCTTATCATCGGTTCCTGTGGATTTTCGATCGTTTAGGAAACAATTCAACAGTGGTCCTTCTTAGGTAAGAATCATATAATTAGGTTATGGTCTTAAATATTTACTACGAGTagctatgatattataatcctaatgataatggataaaaaaacttaaaaaaaaatattatgtttaagttgtttaagttaagtttaaaattaaatatgattgagTAAAGAATATCTAAAAACggaatgacttttttttaaatcttgatttattattttaagtacatttacatcacttataataataacctgTAACGTTATAGGTGCTTGTTATAGTACTTACttgcaaagtaaaaaaaaatattgaaaaaatcaatGTATCTGTAGTACGATCATTGaacatacctattacattttttgtcagAGCCGTAACTAGGATGAGGTGAGCGAGGCATTTGCCTTGGGCGCCTGATGTTGGGGggtgcataaatattaaatgattaacttaagaaaaattattaattattgtataatactgatacgtaaacgtaatattatattttcaatataaaatgtgtttcttCATTGATTTCTCGTttcttattttacaaatattatcgaattattattattattattactatagttttctattttgttattataagtagtattatttattatattatctttatgaCTTTATTTTCTGTGTAATTGACGACCGGTCGGTACCGgcttaatatctatattatatcagttaATGTACGAAAAATAGATCAATTTGTAAATAGTGAACACATTTTGTGTAGTGTATATTACCGTTTTGATAATTTGACTTAGTATTTGAAAGAAGCTTCAACAaacttaaattgataaaaacataCTTAAGATCTAAATTGGTTCAGAAGAGATTATCAAGCATGGCCATACTTTCTATAGAAACAGAAATCgctagtaaattaaattatgatgtttTTGACATCATAATTTAtcgatgtatttaatttatttaatttattcaacattGCAAGTTATTGACAAATTTGCTGACACAAAAGTCAGGAAAATTaatttgtgaataataatttattttattttagttttattatctattattaactattatttagaaatatctaataatttgcaaatatcaaatttatttgtttactatagtataagaagatgataattaaataattaataattataaacttgtagctaaaaatgttatatcttGTTGCCCGAAACCTAATTGCAATTTGCCTGATTTTTCCGaatcgtattaaaaatattaaaagctgTAAGTGTGTCAATCCCAAAACCCAGGGGGTGCATTGCTTCAGTTCTGcctcattataaaaaaaatggctcGGTACGGCTCTGTTTCTTGTACTCTAACCTAAACCTTTTAAAAAACTAGCTACTGGTATGCATGTTTACATAACTTATATTGCTACTGAGCATACTCACGTGTTTCGGTTACCCACGAAGGCTGGCGTAGGCGAAGCGTTCTCTCATTTTGGACACCAGTGTCCTTGCTATGAGCATGGTTTTCGCTGCACAATTGCTGTGCAAAGGTCTGCATACTTTGATTTTTTGACGGCATTCCTGTtcctgaatattttaaagttacatttttataaatttttttccatcattatattttattgatacatttaatgtaatataatatctaatatacaataaattctcACCTATTATGgaaaattctaaaatgtttGGCCCTCTAGGCACTAACCACAAGCATCCGTAAGTCATTTTTGAGTCTTGTCCGTtactattaaaacaatataatatgcacacttattataatattatattcattatagtttatgaattgtacattcatataatagtttaaaactttaacTCACTGTTTATCATTGCCAGTCATTTCATTGTTTCCAACTACACGTCCACCATAAGTAAGGAACTTGGCCCCGTTTTCAAACCGTGGAAGTTGCTCAACGTCATTGTCAACAGCCATTTCACAACGCCAATTTTCAACGGATCGTCGGCCTCTATGAGATCGTGAATCATGAGAACTTGAGTGATCGATACCACTTATTCCAACAGGAGCATGTCGCTGCGACCTTTGCATATATTGTTCACCACCAGTGGTTTCCGGATTACCATATTTTCCATAGTCGTTTTCTTGACCGAATTCAACGTCGTCTTTCTCATGGAAAGCAGGTTCGTAGCGTACCAGACTTTCATCTACTTTTAAATCTGTCCATGACCCTTGTGACCAATCTGGAAACCTAAATGATACATGGTTGTTTACTTTTTCACAGTATGCatcatataacattttattgttataataaaaatatgatgggCTACCGTGGAGCATGGGAACTATaccatttactatttaaatataatacctattaatattaaatcgaGTATTAATTAGAATACTagatcaatatatatatatataggtaaacatatatttatatactaactatatatatatgtatatatgtatctattaattatatacatacgagtacaaataatttgattaaattaaatatttgtgtcgttaaaaatatttgaaaatttatatattagccatttttaggaattttaatttaatacactaAAAGCCCATCGATTAATTTagttttccattaaaaaaatagataatacgcatattgcatttaaataataaaatgcaataataccgtagctttaaaattaaaatatcaaaacaactATATTTTAGGTCTttcttatctttaaatttattaatacctaggtcgatttactctaatatttaaattaacagagTAAATTGGCTTTTTCTGAAAGTAAAATGCGCTATGTTATGCGTTAttaaaacggagaccacacattaatataatttaaattaaattccttGCTAGGtcctaacatatattattatcaggtacCAGTGCTGTAAACTATATGTactttgtacaattattatttgagtaaataagtacttaaacatttaacaatacatttatttattattttaatactactcTAATATTACCAActaaataagtacatttattatgaACGTTTGCTAACTTATTGCCTTAAAAGgacatgtttttataatatgtagtatgttGGTTATGAAGTTAACTATATACTTGTATTTAGAGACCAAATATTATGAGTATGTGGAGTATAAATCTCCTTATCAACTTCCTTGATACGATACTGaatatgatgttataatataatgatatgacgtGTAATGTGGTCGCTACGACACTAACCTGCATCCATGGCCCTGACCTGGTTCCTCTGACCGCTTTTTCCTCCACATGGGCGATACTGGTAAGTCTCTCCAAAATAGAAGAGCTATCGAACCATCGGCGGAATGTTGGGACCCCTTGGGAACCGTACGCTCAGATTGTTCCAGTCTTTTTGATAGACCACTGCACTTATTGTCCCCGCTAATCACCATCTGGATGATTGGTGGGTCTTCATTAACAGTTTCATATAACTAAAGTAAGGTGCACAGAAAAAGAAAGAAATAGATTAATCAACAGCAacgtaaaatatctatatatttattatataaaagttaaaatggaaATCTTTGTTACGGGTTAGCTCTGAAACTACTCACCCAATAgtcatgtgttttttttaaacgatagAGTATTTCGCGGAGAGGTTTATAACATAGTTTTATGGATTAAACTTCCAGAAGTGGAATTTATTACAGGCAACAAATTGCACAGggacagctagtatattataactatcagtATACTGAGACCCAACCCTATCCCCAACCATCAACGTATTTGTGACTTTGGCTTGCAGATTTCACTGTAATAAGATTATAGTTAGACAACAAgtgataaaagtttaaaaacaacgATCTGTGATTTACGATAACTACAGTAATTTTAAGGTTAGTTACCCTGGCCCCGCCACTTACGATTTATAAATGGAAATTAATGtcaaattatgtaatatcatttNNNNNNNNNNNNNNNNNNNNNNNNNNNNNNNNNNNNNNNNNNNNNNNNNNNNNNNNNNNNNNNNNNNNNNNNNNNNNNNNNNNNNNNNNNNNNNNNNNNNCCAGAATAGTGCAAAGTAcagcattattattgttattataattatgtattgtgtCTCTTTCGAATGTTTATCACAATACACTAaactttgagattttttttccaacactAATATTACATAGTGTTGAGACTTTAAACACTTCACTGCTATAGTTCGAATtgatgttttacaaaaaaaaaaaaaactggtcggtcgaaatattttttatcgaaatatcGGTTGTCGATAATCTCAGAAAAGTATTCTGCGTCTGCAAGTTcggaaatgtaaaatgtaaatattgtctTTGAAAAGTCAAAAAAGTTTCTACACGACGAATTTCGTCCATTAACAGAATCTCATGCTGTCGTCCTAACCTAAAACTAAAGTCCACGACGAATATCGAATGTCTTGCTGAGTTAGTTCTTGTCCACAACTATATAATCGCTTCCTGATCAAACTCTGAAGTTTCGAATTACAATTTGAATGCACGGCGAATAGGTTACtccagtttaaaaatattttttcacaagtCATTCGCTCTCAAGAATTGCCCACTAaggtttattatacatattttacaatagaaCTACGAGAAAACACATAAACGCGCATCggttaatacctataaataatataaattatacattgatcGCATGCAATGTTGTAGACACTTGTAGATTTACCGAAATAACAACCATGCCTATGTTACGTCCCAACTGACGTCGATACATACACCAACGCAGAGATGAAcacttgatgtattatgttatatttgagtgtttattaacaagtacaaaattacaatattataaatatatgacagtgagtggtgttacgacctgcctctaagtgtcttatgtgtattgtaaatatatgacagtgagtggtgttacaacctgcctctgagtgtcttatgtgtccctaaccgtctgacgagctcttgtcATGGGCTCGTATATATATGATCGGATCCTTTGGAGTGGGTGGTCGTTGTAGTGGCTAAATCCGGTCATGAGACAGAGTCCGGGTCTCGACTTGGTATGCTGGACGACTCGCATCCTCTGTATGTGTGTTGACATTCCCGAGGAGATACGTGTGACGATGCTTTTATGGTTTGATTGTTTCATACTATGCTTTTGCAACGATATCcgcgtgatataatatactaattgtcttattagttacatccgttagatattgctaagaacgtgcgatacgctatacatagtttatacataattgatttatacgtaggtacgtaacaCCTCCCTTCTGAAAANNNNNNNNNNNNNNNNNNNNNNNNNNNNNNNNNNNNNNNNNNNNNNNNNNNNNNNNNNNNNNNNNNNNNNNNNNNNNNNNNNNNNNNNNNNNNNNNNNNNNNNNNNNNNNNNNNNNNNNNNNNNNNNNNNNNNNNNNNNNNNNNNNNNNNNNNNNNNNNNNNNNNNNNNNNNNNNNNNNNNNNNNNNNNNNNNNNNNNNNNNNNNNNNNNNNNNNNNNNNNNNNNNNNNNNNNNNNNNNNNNNNNNNNNNNNNNNNNNNNNNNNNNNNNNNNNNNNNNNNNNNNNNNNNNNNNNNNNNNNNNNNNNNNNNNNNNNNNNNNNNNNNNNNNNNNNNNNNNNNNNNNNNNNNNNNNNNNNNNNNNNNNNNNNNNNNNNNNNNNNNNNNNNNNNNNNNNNNNNNNNNNNNNNNNNNNNNNNNNNNNNNNNNNNNNNNNNNNNNNNNNNNNNNNNNNNTATTATAATAAGAagtttttctaatatattttatcctccttctttaaatttattttttgaattattatttttatttagttgaataatttgatatgattatttttatatattacctaaatttattaattataattttaatatttttgtattgtctttatttatatttatatactgaatatagttaagtatttttaaatatgaattattttgtttataatattatgtaattgtacataatattatcaacacatttgaaaaaggtataaaatataaaaaacaatatagaatacctacctaagacaaaaatattaatagatgcACATATTATTTGGATCAGAAGAGTTATGTTTACTGTGTTATTCGCGTATGCACTgagatagataatattatataggtagtatatatcaGTGCTTCTCATACTTTTTTGTCATGGTACCtcctaaatttaatgtaaaattgtcAAGGCCCCCCTAatcaatatcattaattattttttttaattttgtactaaaattacatatactacagataaaatatttataattatttatgatattgtcagttatttattaactaattaaccTACTACACCTAATTTAAGTCGAAAATAGctatagttttttaaaacacttaaagaaaatagtttaaataaaataaatattacacgaCTCCTCAATAATATAGCCATGGCCCCTTAGGGGGCCCCGGCTATAAGTTCAAAAAAcactggtatataatattttctatctcAATGCAAGTATGTTATATTGAAACTGATAAGATGGATTACCATGCCATCGTGgatcgttttaataatatttacaactaaGGCCAGCATCAACTGATAGCccgcttaaaatttaaataaataactgtttgaaaaatgaaaatgttcgcGCAGTGTTGCCAGTTATCAAGcctgtcgtatattatattcaagatttgtatgatattatttctaCATGTGACATACTGACATGCCATATCAAAATGGCAAAATCTCTTGATATCAACTAAGCAACAAACACAAGTACAGTACACAATAAATTCCAGATGCTGTAGCTGTTGTTTACAAGTGCCCATtgcttattttttgtttctaaaattcTCGACTGAaccataaaataacaataatgacttCAGCGCTAAACCTGGAACACTATTTGGACAGTAAGTTCTCTTTTGGTTTAACATTTCAATGAAATACTAACAGAGTGATATTTTAGGTTTGGAGAATCTCCCTGTAGAATTACAGCGAAACTTCACTCTGATGCGAGACCTCGACTCGACTCAACAAGAACTGATCCGCAACAATGATAAACTGACCACAGATTATATGTCAAATGTAAACAGATACTCTgtagaaaaaaacaatgataCTGTGACCAGCATACAACGTCAGTTTGACAAAGCGAAAGAATATGGTGACGATAAAGTTCAACtggcgatacaaacttatgAATTGGTATGTTGATTTTGAGATGTTCACAAAATCCTAGAATTATTCTACTCTGTTGTACATACCTTTCAGGTGgataattatattagaaaattagATTCAGATTTATCCCGTTTTGAAGCAGAAATTCAAAACAAAGCTAACAGCGATATGAGAAATATAGAGAAAGGTTCACAAAAACGTAAGTGTTttgcaatattttgtattacgaTAGTGTTCCACCATTTTGTTACGCTTGTTGGTTTTAGGAGGACGTAAGAATACTAAAGACAAAGAAGTTAAAAAGAATAGTGTATCAAATGAAGAAGAAATTGTTACTAAAACATCTaaagaaaaacaattgaaaaaaggTTAGgggacaaaataattttagtattgtttgtgttgattttattatatgataatgtcCAACATTTTTCAGTACGAGCAAAATTGACCAGTGTAGCACCTGGCAAAACACCTTTGGTCAGTGTTGTCACTAATCGGACAAACCCTACCAATAGTGTAGCCAGTGTTACAATAGAGACTAGTTCTTCTACTGGTGCATTGGTTGGTGCCGGAGTTGTTCGCTCGGCTGAAGTATTTGACATGCCTGTTGATCCAAATGAACCGACATACTGTTTATGCAACCAAGTGTCCTATGGTCAAATGATAGGTTGTGATAACCCAGACGTaagctttttaatatttttttattattaatttttacttattttattattatttattttattgtaactaataaaaaatcaataatgttccatttttattgtaaatactgTTTCACAATTGGTTTGTTTttgtaaagtttaattttttaattgtgtgctttttttttatttaagtgtcCTATAGAATGGTTCCACTTTGCATGTGTCAAATTAATTACGAAGCCCAAAGGAAAATGGTTCTGCCCAAAATGTATTGCAGACAggaagaaaaaataacattttttaaaaatgaaataatttttttatcttataaatacatagtacattataatatgtatttatgtctgtATGAATAGTGTATAAATACAGTGCATAcatttctttttcaaaaaatgatatGGATTTATAACTatgtgacaaaataaatttggaTAGACATGGACTTATAACAATTGACTtttgcaaacaaattattatatttcctttTCATAAACCTTAAAAAAACGAAAGGAAATGATTCACTGATAAAGTTTTTCaacatattcaaataaaataaaattaacatttttctatattgcaaagttgaaacatttttttttttttatataattttaacaagatatatacaatctgtacccATTAGGCACAATAAgaatatgtgatataatattttgtacatgaaATCGTGAGGGAAGAAGCCAACCAGTGAAGGCACTACCTAA from the Acyrthosiphon pisum isolate AL4f chromosome X, pea_aphid_22Mar2018_4r6ur, whole genome shotgun sequence genome contains:
- the LOC100166633 gene encoding inhibitor of growth protein 4-like, with amino-acid sequence MTSALNLEHYLDSLENLPVELQRNFTLMRDLDSTQQELIRNNDKLTTDYMSNVNRYSVEKNNDTVTSIQRQFDKAKEYGDDKVQLAIQTYELVDNYIRKLDSDLSRFEAEIQNKANSDMRNIEKGSQKRGRKNTKDKEVKKNSVSNEEEIVTKTSKEKQLKKVRAKLTSVAPGKTPLVSVVTNRTNPTNSVASVTIETSSSTGALVGAGVVRSAEVFDMPVDPNEPTYCLCNQVSYGQMIGCDNPDCPIEWFHFACVKLITKPKGKWFCPKCIADRKKK